One segment of Pseudomonadota bacterium DNA contains the following:
- a CDS encoding cyclase family protein, which yields MARGLVRWEVHPDATAEARASAQEPVPPAPARKRRGSAPRSPREVSAMSGSPDLERSPWIDVSRPLDEGLAAWPGDPPFCACPVSTVEQHGARVSRLEMSSHAGTHIDAPAHFIAGGRGVDTLDLALLVGECQVIDAPSVDGCVGRTALEQGVAPDTRRLLIRTRRADDDSPPPPPAAGQGHLDEEAAQWLVKREIRLVGIDALSIDAFDSARYPVHHALLGAEVIIVEGLDLRGIDPGRYDLIALPLRLTGADGSPARVLLRKRA from the coding sequence ATGGCGAGGGGGCTCGTGCGGTGGGAGGTTCATCCCGATGCCACCGCCGAAGCACGGGCATCAGCACAGGAACCGGTGCCGCCCGCCCCGGCGCGGAAGAGACGGGGGAGCGCGCCGAGATCCCCTCGGGAGGTCTCTGCAATGAGCGGGTCGCCAGACCTCGAGCGATCTCCGTGGATCGACGTGAGCCGCCCCCTCGATGAAGGGCTTGCGGCATGGCCCGGCGATCCCCCGTTCTGCGCGTGCCCGGTCTCCACCGTGGAGCAGCACGGGGCGCGGGTGAGCCGCCTCGAGATGTCGAGCCACGCAGGCACGCACATCGACGCCCCCGCCCATTTCATCGCCGGTGGACGGGGCGTGGACACCCTCGATCTCGCGCTGCTCGTGGGGGAGTGCCAGGTGATCGATGCGCCCTCGGTCGACGGTTGCGTGGGCCGCACCGCCCTCGAGCAAGGCGTGGCGCCAGACACACGACGGCTTCTCATTCGAACACGCCGCGCCGATGACGACTCCCCTCCCCCGCCACCGGCCGCGGGGCAGGGACATCTCGATGAAGAAGCGGCGCAATGGCTGGTGAAGCGAGAGATACGGCTGGTGGGCATCGACGCGCTCAGCATCGACGCCTTCGACAGTGCCCGCTACCCCGTCCACCACGCGCTGCTCGGCGCCGAGGTGATCATCGTCGAAGGGCTCGATCTGCGCGGCATCGACCCGGGTCGGTACGACCTCATCGCCCTGCCGCTCCGCCTCACGGGTGCCGACGGCTCACCCGCCCGCGTGCTGCTGCGCAAGCGCGCCTAG